A window of the Zeugodacus cucurbitae isolate PBARC_wt_2022May chromosome 4, idZeuCucr1.2, whole genome shotgun sequence genome harbors these coding sequences:
- the LOC105210398 gene encoding uncharacterized protein LOC105210398 — protein MLFIVIVTIQLLSAQCGAQRTHARRDPRNRQTDISNINDHLQLSDQIATLNATALFGQLPTQGYSQPHYSTSLRATPPEVAKYRNFGNYFQVIPSNTELTMLAPPVATAKRDLQRHSEYLTPFSFNHQVLHLSNEHPQEARTRRYTNSSDNAGLTNNDLKDSNGLNAGDKALLIGSAARRTQRVPQENVQNPQNQKEQPKLIKQTQSFHDIYMRFTNPQHRSFGHVEFQPQKRFEKRFESQNNNNGNRHRGEIVWADATGGYGEHHWDLTQGKLR, from the exons ATGTTGTTTATTGTAATTGTAACCATACAATTGCTGAGTGCCCAATGTGGCGCCCAACGAACTCACGCACGTCGCGATCCACGCAATCGTCAAACGGATATAAGCAACATCAATGATCATCTGCAACTCAGCGATCAAATCGCAACGCTCAATGCAACCGCACTTTTCGGACAGTTACCCACACAGGGTTACAGTCAACCACATTACTCAACCTCACTGCGTGCCACACCGCCTGAAGTCGCCAAATATCGTAATTTTGGCAATTACTTCCAAGTTATTCCATCGAATACGGAGCTAACGATGTTGGCGCCACCTGTCGCTACAGCCAAGCGAGATCTTCAAAGGCACTCGGAATATTTAACCCCATTTTCTTTTAATCATCAAGTACTGCATTTGAGTAACGAACACCCACAGGAAGCACGAACGCGCCGTTACACGAATTCTAGCGACAATGCTGGATTAACCAATAATGATTTGAAGGATTCAAATGGACTTAATGCTGGTGATAAAGCTTTATTAATCGGATCAGCCGCTCGTAGAACACAACGAGTGCCGCAAGAGAATGTGCAAAATCCGCAGAATCAAAAAGAACAGCCTAAACTAATTAAGCAGACACAATCCTTTCA CGATATATACATGCGATTTACGAATCCACAACATCGCAGCTTTGGACATGTCGAATTTCAACCACAAAAACGCTTTGAGAAACGTTTCGAgtcgcaaaacaacaacaatggcaatcgTCATCGCGGCGAG ATTGTATGGGCTGATGCGACGGGCGGTTACGGTGAGCACCATTGGGATTTGACGCAAGGAAAACTACGTTGA
- the LOC105210396 gene encoding phosrestin-1: protein MVVSVKVFKKATPNGKVTFYLGRRDFIDHLDYCDPVDGVVVVDPDYLKNRRVYGQLVTTYRYGREEDEVMGVKFSKELVLSREQIVPMTNSNMEMTPMQEKLVRKLGSNAHPFTFHFPPNSPSSVTLQQEGDDMGKPLGIEYNIRAYVADSEDDRQHKRSMVSLVIKKLQYAPPTRGQRLPSSLVSKGFTFSNGKISLEVTLDREIYYHGEKVAATVQINNNSKKSVKNIKCFIVQHTEITMVNAQFSKHVAQLETKEGCPITPGANLSKTFYLIPLAANNKDRHGIALDGHLKDEDVNLASSTLVQEGKSTGDACGIVISYSVRIKLNCGTLGGEMQTDVPFKLLQPAPGSVEKKRSNAMKKMKSIEQHRNVKGYYQDDDDNIVFEDFAKMRMNNVNMDD, encoded by the exons ATGGTTGTATCGGTGAAAGTATTCAAGAAGGCCACACCCAATGGCAAAGTGACCTTCTATCTGGGACGTCGTGATTTCATTGATCACTTGGACTATTGTGATCCTGTCGATGGTGTTGTGGTGGTCGATCCGGATTATTTGAAAAATCGTCGCGTATATGGACAACTAGTCACCACCTATCGCTATGGCCGCGAAGAGGATGAGGTCATGGGCGTCAAATTCTCCAAGGAACTCGTACTAAGCCGCGAACAAATCGTACCGATGACTAATAGCAACATGGAAATGACACCGATGCAGGAGAAACTCGTACGCAAGCTAGGCAGCAATGCACATCCCTTCACCTTCCACTTCCCACCCAATTCACCCAGCTCCGTCACCTTGCAACAGGAGGGCGATGATATGGGTAAACCGCTTGGCATTGAGTACAACATTCGTGCCTATGTCGCCGATTCGGAGGATGATCGTCAACACAAACGCAGCATGGTCAGTTTGGTGATCAAGAAATTGCAGTATGCACCACCGACACGCGGTCAGCGTTTGCCCAGTTCGTTGGTGAGCAAGGGTTTCACCTTCTCCAATGGTAAAATCAGCTTGGAGGTGACACTGGATCGTGAGATCTACTATCATGGCGAGAAAGTGGCTGCCACTGTGCAGATTAACAATAATTCTAAGAAGTCGGTTAAGAATATTAAATGCTTCATAGTGCAACATACAGAGATCACCATGGTGAATGCGCAGTTTAGCAAACATGTCGCGCAGTTGGAGACCAAGGAAGGTTGCCCTATTACACCGGGTGCAAATTTGTCGAAGACATTCTATTTAATACCTTTGGCAGCGAATAATAAGGATCGTCATG GTATTGCACTCGATGGCCACTTGAAGGATGAGGATGTGAATTTGGCCTCATCAACCTTGGTGCAGGAGGGCAAATCCACTGGAGATGCTTGTGGTATTGTCATCTCATATTCGGTACGCATCAAACTGAATTGCGGCACCTTGGGCGGAGAAATGCAGACCGATGTGCCATTCAAATTACTGCAGCCAGCACCGG GCTCCGTTGAGAAGAAGCGCTCGAATGCCATGAAGAAAATGAAGTCGATTGAGCAGCATCGCAATGTGAAGGGCTACTACCAGGATGACGATGACAACATTGTCTTTGAGGACTTTGCCAAAATGCGTATGAATAATGTAAATATGGATGATTAG
- the LOC105210397 gene encoding peroxisomal targeting signal 2 receptor — translation MQSCSTPDRHGYSVRFSPFQPNHLLLATSQLYGLAGGGTLFLLELPTAGGKGLTELGRMEWTDGLFDVAWCPYADNIAATASGDGSLQIWGGLDDDIVATDTTLKSLKQPLICLQEHKNEVYSINWGEQWNCHQLLSASWDGTIKLWDCHRQNSIATCTGHSDLIYCAKFSPLIANLFASVSTDGNLNLWNSALEFSGKPLMSIEAAHNGEVLACDWSQFDRNILMTGGSDGLVRAWDLRNMRHHIFQLYSGEFAVRRLACSPTSASVVATANYDFTTRIWDFNQSLDAMEVNVNHSEFVCGLDWNAGVPHQLADCGWDSVINVYTPKTLKDLLD, via the exons ATGCAGTCGTGTTCCACACCAGATCGTCATGGCTACAGCGTGCGCTTCTCACCATTCCAACCAAATCATTTACTATTGGCGACTAGTCAACTGTATGGTTTGGCTGGTGGTGGCACGTTGTTTCTGCTGGAGCTACCTACAGCGGGTGGCAAGGGCTTGACGGAACTGGGACGCATGGAGTGGACTGATGGACTTTTCGATGTG GCTTGGTGTCCATATGCAGATAATATAGCGGCAACGGCTTCTGGCGATGGCTCTTTGCAAATCTGGGGTGGACTTGATGATGATATAGTGGCAACAGACACAACATTGAAGTCACTCAAGCAGCCGCTGATTTGCTTGCAAGAGCATAAAAATGAGGTTTACAGCATTAACTGGGGTGAACAGTGGAATTGTCATCAACTTCTGTCGGCCAGTTGGGATGGCACCATCAAGCTGTGGGATTGCCATCGCCAGAATTCGATCGCCACCTGTACGGGACACAGTGACCTCATCTATTGTGCCAAGTTCTCACCGCTAATTGCCAATCTCTTCGCTAGCGTAAGTACAGATGGTAACTTAAACTTATGGAATTCTGCTCTTGAATTTTCAGGTAAACCCTTGATGAGCATCGAGGCAGCGCACAACGGTGAAGTACTCGCCTGTGACTGGAGCCAATTCGATCGGAATATATTGATGACTGGCGGTTCGGATGGTTTGGTGCGTGCTTGGGATCTGCGCAACATGCGACATCACATCTTTCAACTTTATTCAGGGGAGTTTGCTGTACGAAGACTGGCCTGTTCACCGACCTCCGCGTCGGTGGTAGCAACGGCAAATTACGATTTCACAACAAG AATTTGGGATTTCAATCAATCTTTGGACGCTATGGAGGTCAATGTAAACCACTCGGAATTCGTTTGCGGTTTGGATTGGAATGCTGGCGTACCACATCAGCTTGCGGACTGTGGCTGGGATTCCGTCATCAACGTGTACACACCGAAAACTTTAAAGGATTTGTTGGACTAG